The genome window GCGTGCTCCATTTGCAGCGAGCCGAGAAAATTGACCATCTGGATCACGACCACATCGAGATGTTTGGGCGGACGAGAACAGATCTTATGCCGCACACCGCCGAACCCTTTTTTGATCAGGTTTTTCAGCGACCAGCCGCAGCAGTAAGCGACGATCGCGTGGCTCAGATCGTGAATATGGATCTCGCCGCTGCGATGCGCGTCGGCGATAGATTTGGGATACATTTCATGCAGGGCGTAATTGGCGATGATCTTGCCGGAAATGTGCGACATCAAGCCGGAGAACGAAAAATCCGAATTGCTGTTCTCGAAAACACGCCAGTCCGTTTTTTCCATATATTCATCAACGGCGTTTTTGACCTCGATAAACGTGGATTGCGCGTCACGCTTGCGCTCGCGCTGTTCGCGGTACAAAATGTAAGCCTTGGCCGTCTTAGCATAACCGTCCTTGATGAGCGTTTTTTCGACAATGTCCTGGATTTCCTCGACGGCCGGTATCGAACGCGCGTGAAATTGCTGATTGATCTGCGCGAGAACTTTGCCGGTCAGCTCCTCGGCCAGCTGGCGGTCATGGCCGCCGACGGCCTTAGCCGCTTTGAAAATCGCGCTGGTAATTTTTTCGCGGTCAAAATTAACGATGTGCCCGTTCCTTTTGCGTATTTCTTTTACTGAATTTTCTGTCATTCTCTCTGCTCCTTCTTAAAAATTAAATTGCAATATTTGGCCTAAAAATGCCAAAAAACGCTAAATATAGCGTAGTTTGTCCATAATAGCACACCATATATGCGGTGTCAAGCGTCTGGCGGCAGCGCGCAAAAGACCATTCCGCTTGACTATTTGCCCAATTGCCTTTTTTATTGCGTTTGTGCTAAAATGAGCATAATTTTGGCGGGGGGTTTAAATTGCTCGACGAGTATACCGACGAGTTCGGTACTAATCTGGAGAGTCAAATTCCTGAATTTAATGGGCAGACGCCGAGCTATCCTGCGCCGGAGTATCAGCCCAAACCTTATGCTCCGCCGCCGCCCGTGCCACCCCAGCCAGTTCAGCCCCAGCCAGTTTACCAGCAGCCAATTCAGCCGCAGCCAGCGCCTATTTATGTGCAGGCTCCACCGCCGCCGCCTCCTCCTGCCCCGCCAACCCCGCCAATAAGTCAAAATCAGTTTTTTTACCAGCCGCCGCCAGCTTACCAGCAGCCCGGCCAGCCCGCGCCGCCTATGCCCAGCGCGCCGTCCGCCCGCATCAATTCCGTGTTTGATGAAGAGAGCCGGGAATTAAATGACATCATGAAAGCCGAACAAAACGCCGGCTGTTTAAAAAATCTGTTATTTGTTGTGATCTGCGCGGTGGTTGTGCTTGGCAGTTTTTGGCTGAGCTATCTGGTCGGCGCGCAATTTCTCCTGCCCAACAAAACCTCGTCGTTTTCCGTGACCAAAGGACTCAGTAAACTAAAGCGCCTCAAAAACACTTTGATGAGCAGTCAGGATATTGTCAAAGACGAAAAGGCGTTCACGTCTTACGCCAAGCCACCCGTGCCGCAGACTATCGTGCCGCCGGAAGTTCAATATACGCCGGTCGCTCCGGCTCCGCCCAGGCCCGTCGAAGCTCCGCCGCCCAGACCTGCCGTGAAACCCGCGGCCAAACCGCCGCAGCCCGCCGCGGCAGCCGTCACGATGTACCGCGTGGTCGTGGGGAATTTTGACACCAAGCAGGAAGCGCAGGATGTGGCCGAAAATATCCGCGCGGACGGTTTTCCGGTATATATGTACACAGCGGACGGCAAACACCGCTTGCAGATCGGCGCGTTCAAATCCAAAGCGCTGGCCACTTCGCTGATGACCAAGGCCACCGAATACGGCTACAACGCGTTCATTTCCATAAAATAGGTGGACAACACTGTCCTGCGCCGCAAACAAATCGTGCTGGCTTCCGGCTCGCCGCGCCGGAAAATTTTGCTGAAAAGTCTGGGGCTGTCTTTCAAAATCTTTACGCCGAAAATCCAGGAGCGGTTCAGCGCGAAATTCCGCAAAAAAGAACTGCGCCAAATCGCGCTGGCCAAAGCTGACGCCGCGCCGTTTGGCCCCCGGAAAATAATCATCGCCTGTGACACCATTGTTGTTTGCCGCAATAAAGTTCTGGGCAAACCGCGCGATCCCCGCCAGGCCCGCCAGTTTTTGCAATTGTTGTCCGGACGGAAGCACACTGTATATAGCTGTCTGGCGCTCAAATACCAAAAACGAGGACAAATTTT of Candidatus Margulisiibacteriota bacterium contains these proteins:
- a CDS encoding SPOR domain-containing protein, which encodes MYRVVVGNFDTKQEAQDVAENIRADGFPVYMYTADGKHRLQIGAFKSKALATSLMTKATEYGYNAFISIK
- a CDS encoding Maf family protein gives rise to the protein MDNTVLRRKQIVLASGSPRRKILLKSLGLSFKIFTPKIQERFSAKFRKKELRQIALAKADAAPFGPRKIIIACDTIVVCRNKVLGKPRDPRQARQFLQLLSGRKHTVYSCLALKYQKRGQILRKTRVTATGVYFRKLSAAEIAAYSKTPAPYDKAGGYGIQETRGLFVRKIKGCYYNVVGLPVTDLIDMLGQI